ggcaggcaggcagacagacagacagacagacagacagacagacagacagacagacagacagacagacagacagacagacagacagacagacagacagacaggcagacaggcaatACGATACTTATCCCGAACAACTTAGAACATTTAATTCAGAATCCgtattgtaaaatgtacactACTTACACATTTAAATACATAGACAGATAACATTACAACCCTGCACAGACAAGTCTCTATAGCTATAATGAGTGACAGTATAACACTGCTGTAGAGGAAGTTGCAGAACATACAAACATATGCTGCAAACTAATAGATGCAAAATAATCACCAATGcctccaaacaaacaaactattaGTTTATAATTAATCTAGTAATCTTGTCCTCCTTCTCTTTCCGTTTATACTTTAATTCATTGCATCTGTACAATTGTCACTGTTCTCTATAAAGATCCTGATATGCAACAGAGTAAAATGAATATATGTAGAATATTGGGAAAATTTGAAATAAGATTTCAGACACACCATAGGTGTTGGAGCGACTAAATTGAATTCTGATCGAATGAATAAATATGGTTGCTGAATTCTTTCAGGACATGCAGAGctttcaatatttctttcattgatATGGATGTCATTGCACTGTTTATGGCATGTATAATTTATAGTCATGTActttttggttgttttttagATTCTGAATGTTATTTTTGATGCCATATGTTGTACAAATGATTGATTGGGGTAGGGTAAAGAAACGTGTCACGTCAAAACTAAAATATCTAATATTTGTTACTTTTGATGGGTGTACTCGCtagtatgcatatgtatgtatgtatgtatgtatgtatgtatgtatgtatgtatgtatgtatgtatgtatgtatgtatgtatgtatgtatgtatgtatgtttatatgtatgtatgtatgtatgtatgtatgtatgtgtgtatgtctgtctgtctgtctgtctgtctgtctgtatgtatgtatgtatgtatgtatgtatgtatgtatgcatgtatgtatgtatgtttgtatgtatgtatgtatgtatgtatgtatgtacgaacgcgcacacatacatacatacatacatacatacatacatacatacatacatacatacatacatacatacatacatacatacatacatacatacatacatacatacatacatacatacatacatacatacatacatcggtGCTATGTTGTTATTAAAACAAATGAGTGATTCAAAAGTTGGTGGGTGGCTGGATATGGAGGGACGTATGGAGGGAAGGGTTGCAAGCCTTTGCTGATTATATACATTTACTCTTTTAGGGTAGTTGTACAGCTCAAACAGTTACATCAGAAGTGATAACGTCACCATTTGTTTCTTCAAGACTGTTTACTGTCGTGACTGGTACAGCGCGTGCAGAAACAACCGAGACAGACCGAATAACTCTGATTGAGTCAACCACGCCATCAACAGAGAAAACAACCAGACCTACAACACTACTGAAATCTATAATACCATCTTGGTCACCAATAACTACAACAACGTATGCGACAACGACTGAAGATTTGCCAACAACGAGTAGAGCATCAACAAGTGCATACGAGAGTACGGTCGAGCACGAGACTTCGACTAGCGCACAGTCAACGACAACGATCCTAGAACCAACGACAACAACCCAAACAACTACCACTATCACAACTGTTGAtttaatgacatcacaaatactgacagaaacAGACAAACCCACTACGCATACAACAACGTCGACCATGACGCCATTTTCGACAACGATGACACCAACTTCAATTCTGACATCATCAACAACAGTAGCGAATACAGAGACTACAATCGACATTACAACTACGAAATCGCTGACATCAACAGATTCAGTTACCACACAAAGACCAATACAGACTGATCGTTTGACAACACATAGCCAACCAAGCAGTGGACCACTGACAGAGACGACAGCAAGGGAAACTAGAACAACAGCTACAACACCTGGCAAAACAAAAGTTCCAAGCACTGATGAGAAAACAGAGGCTAGAGAAACAACCTTGAATCCAACTACAGAGCCACAATCAGCAACCGATCCACCTGGTTCCGGTGAGTTTTGTtcattaaaatacattaaatttatATCCTCAACTTATATGGGTGCCGGTTGTGTTTACATTGCTTTGCCTGAATCATTAAAACACTAGTACTTGTGGTTTTTTGTGTGAAGTATGGCAAGTAGGAACAGTGTTCCATAAGTTCTTGCATGATTTTCTCATCAGTATACGTAATTGTGGCGGGCTGATAAATGTACCTGTACAAGGTATGAAAAACAATACAAGTTTTACCACAGTTTCACTGACTGAAAACAACAAGGTTTCGGAAACTATCGTAAGACACTGCCTCTCAGTATATATGAGGAAAGTGAGTTCAACCATGGGCAACATAGCACAATAAAACTAAGATAAGTTCACCAATCATTACGAACCACTGAAATCGTCTGCTCGTCGCTCTCGGATCGATTTGAAAGTGCGCCGCCAACGTTAGGGATTTCTTGTTAGACATCATAAGCTATATTATACCAGGAAGTTGTTTGTATTGACATTTACGTTTAACATGAAAACTAGTAATACATACAGAGAGGGAAATGAATTTTCAAAATAGACATCATCTGTACTGTCGTAGAGATTTATTTCAAATAGTGTGTCCTCGATCATGATAGTCCGCTAGCGCTCGCCTCACTCATGCTTGCCACACAGGGTGTATAGCCTACGCTTCATATCAGTGCATTAGTTACCTTATTGATATGCTGGACTTTTTTGCATTGCAAGACATAATCCAATGATATATAGTGTGTTTAATTGTAGTTTGTCATTAAATTCTACTAATCACTGTTAGTAGTATAATACCTGAACTACACTTAAAAAGTATCAACTCTTCACCTAAAATGTTGATTGTAGAATGTATATGTGATTTATTCTATGATCGAAGAAAATACTGttagtttgttttgtattttgaacaATACTGAATACTAAATATGTACTCTTCAGGAGGTacaacaatttatgaaatagaATAGCATGTCATCCATCACAATAAagcatacaaatataaaattctCTTACACGTCGGTGAACATTATAATGACGAGTTGGGTACATGTTTCTTGCGATTATCATAAATAATTTCCATTAGCAGATATCCTGTATACACTAACCACAGGAGAGCCTTAGATATCCTGTATACATTAACCACAGGAATGCCTTAGATAGTTTTTCAATCTCAATCATTCCTTTGCATTATGTCTtacaacaatttttgtttttgtttacctGATGATGTTTTTCGTTACCTGGTGATGTTTTTTGTTACTTGGTAATGTTTTTTCTTTACATGATGATATTCCGTAATACAAAAGTAAAATCATTTCTAGTTTAGTTGTGTTCACaccatccagttttcatttTCGGTAATTAACATTAAGAAATATTTTTGATTTTCACCAGATCCTAATGCCGTGGCCATTGTATTGGTCACATTAGGTGCGGTATTGGTAGTGGTATTGGCAGCTTTCTTTGCTGTGAGATACTACAGACGGAGTGGTGGTGgaagaaataatgataatatgCCAGAGGTAACAGACGAAGGAATCCGTCTGGTCAGTTTTGATGACGTGATATATGAATCTATTTAGTCgttttgataaaaattattCTCCTCAAAACATTATTGCTAAAGAGTTCAAAGCTATAAAACATTTGATGTCATCGCTTCGTAATTATATCAAACCTGTTTAAGATGCAAACAGTACCACATGTGTGTATTGGCTGTGAGTATGAATGTCAAAAGTGATGTAACCAAAATGTAGGGTTTTTTCTTGTCATAGAAATATTATAGTTGTTTCTATGATGTATGTTGACGATTTGAAGTTATGTACATTAAAATGATCGTAAACGTTATATTTTGGTTATTGACATAAACACAGTCCATATAATACCATGACGAGTACATGGCATTCATTGCTAAATAGTAGTCATTGCAAATCTCACGTCATTTCAGATCTGACGTCATTAAAACGCTCattgactgtaagatacgttatGTCacttcgccctcaccggcctgctcTGAGAGAGAGTTGACCGATAtatgagggcgccccgtcacggcgtacatTACAGACTAAGCGTTAATCTATTGACTTtacaaatgacaacataaatgaTGGTCTAAGAGAATAGATATATAACAGAGTTCTGTATTCCGTTTATGAGTCTGACACTGTATAATACGtgatatataattatttcttaGTGGAGGGATTACTACCGAATGGACCTAGTGACGAAAATGACATGAGGGCGAAAGAGCATTTTAATCAGCAGGTCCATATGACACTTGGTCAATTTAATGTAAGGTATTCTCCCTATCGTCTGTTTCCACAACTTATGCTCCTTTTGATGAGAGATAAGAGAAGAAACTGAACTGTTGGAAAAATGTCACCGGGGGCGTTTGAGAagtaatatgtaaaaaaaaatttagaaaATGAGAAAAAGAAGCACTCGGCCGTTTTAACTCACAACCAACTTTAATTTACGTACGTTCCTAAATTTCTTTCCTTTGTGAGATCTGAAATcacaaaaaatcaacaaaattagAATTGTTGAAGGTGAAAAATCACATGAAGTGGCGTTAGACTATTGTGGCAAAAAAAACCTTCAAGTCACATACACGGTAGTACACATTCTAACATATCATGATAGGTGTCAACACTTGGATGGGTCCAAGTGCTACACATTGTATCTGAGAATTGGTGATTTTCATCAAAACAGAGTCGGAGTAAGTTCTTCGCCGTTGTTGGCGCTCCTGAGTTGTTGATGTGTAATATACAACGACGGATCTTTCAGTCTTCTTCTGTGTAAAACGAATGTTATATGTATtctttcaaaatgttatcaGAATGTAAAATAATCACACCATGCTCATGATGTAATTCAATGTAattctctctatatatatatcattgttaAGATAACATATACGTTGTTATCATTCCAAGATATTTGCCGTCTCTCATGACCACAATGGTTCTAGTGTATTGCTTTTTCCAACATAGCATTGTGATGTTGTAAGTTAAGTTTTACTACTTGTTGTGTTTACTGTTATAAAGACAGTTATGCAATGCTGTCAATTCATTTATCTGTTggtgtttatttatatattgacattatttttccCACAGAGAGTTTTCGGCCTACTGAATTTATGAAATCACTATCATTCAATATTAATTTCGTGTTTGTTTaacaatatattaatattcatatatacacGTCATTGTACCCACAGCGAGGTTTACCGAAGGTCCAATCATTCTTGAGAAAGTCAACTGAAAGGGATGGGGTAAATAATGTTCTATTTGTAATGTTTGCAAGCAAGATGGCGTCATGTTCTTAAATCATCAAATAACCTATTTGTATCATATCGTGTTTGCTTTGTCGCTTTgctatatatattattcatctGTTTAGTTTGCTTGTAGTGTGCCTATATCATCAAATTAATAATTAGTTGTTTGTCTTGCTTCAGTAGATGCATGATTTATCTCTTGACAAACTGCTTTGGGACTATAACATAGCGATCCACTCGTCTGCTATTGTTAAATCTCAAATATTATATGTCTGAGTAATTCTAACATTTAGTGATAAACGTGACTTAACATGGATATTTTGTACGGGCAAAAGACGAACTCAATGGGTGGGCGTTAATACAAGTGATTGACCAGTCAAAAAATCCACCGTTACCTGGCACCCAACCTCTATATTTGCAATGGAGTCTGGAAAGGAAGGAGTTGTATTAAAACAGTACTATTGACCACTGCTTTAGTTTAAACTTGATAAGTCGTGGTGATTTGTAATCATTGGCAATGATGAAATTGCAGTGATAGCGTTtcataaaatcataaattgCTTACACTAGCTGGTCatgaatttcataaaattgtaaattgCTTACACTGATCATGAATTTAATACGCGCACGAAATGTTAATTCATCTCGCATGTTCACAATTTGATAATTCTGTTGTTAGTTAAAGTTTTTCTAGAACAGACTACATATTGATTTGGATAAAAAATGATGAATACATTAACAGGGTTGAAATGTCATATCAAAGACCAAAGGACTTTGCAAATATTGAAGTAAGCTTGAATAGCCTAGAGTGTTGATACCCAGCCTGCTGTGTACCAGAAGGACAGGTCTTTTAGCTTAGGCTAACTtatacatatttgtaatttaatgaCAAAAGTGGgatatggggagggggggggagtctTCCCtttctttccatttttttgGGGTGtgttttgatgatgatgttgttgttgttgttgttgttgttgttgatgatgttgttgttgttgttgttgttgttgttgttgttgttgttgttgttgttgttttgatgtttgtttgcatttgctttttaaaacttgttttaaacttcttttctttttactgTCATTGTCGTCATTGTGTTATTAGACAATACCGAGAAGGAATGTTGGTCAGAGGCGAAGCATGCAATTCAACAGACGGAGTTTGGCTTTAGGTGTTATTATTGGTAAAGGTTCTTATACACAAGTAATGAGGGGACAGGCCTGGAAAATAACGGAGGGCAAAGCAATTTCTGATGTGGCTATCAAAATGCTGAAAGGTAAATACATCACTATTTATTTCTCTGTTACCAAGACCCACCTCTGGTGGTTAATTCCTTTCCGGCTAACTCAGCAACCACCAACAATAACTGAGACTTCAATTCTTTTCGATTTTGAAATCAATGATATGCCGCTATGTGTCCTGTTAGTGTCATATTTTAAAGTAAGAATTAATGTTGGTAGTGGTGTAATGGATATTGTAGAGCGCCCCCAACGACCCATACCCTTCTTTTCTACTAACAGACGATGCAAGAGAAGCTGACAGACGGCGTCTATTGGCAGAATTGGACACCATGAGACAACTGACAATTCCACCCAGTAGTATCATATCGTTGCTAGGATACTGCGTTGACGAAGGTGATGATGCTTGCCACTAATAGCTAAAGTTTGGTctgttttataaattgtttgatttgacTTTCTGTTGTTATTCACCTCGGCCTCGTTAATATGTCTCCGATCCCTGAAGCTAAAACTAGCATAACTTTTGTTgctaattaaaatgtatttagttGGCTCGCACCAATCATACAATCATCAAATGTctatattgtaattatttagCTTAAATTGGTCACATAATAAGTCGAGGTTTCAGGATCATGTTGACTCAAAATTGCCACAAGTAGTTGATCATATTTAGCAAAATATTGTGGAGAATGTTTACCATTTGTGACAAAATCAGTACAAGTGTATATTTATCGTCAATAATCAAGGAATTTCGATCTCGCTATGGTTCATCTCTACTTTGAGTTTACATATAGTCACCTAATTAAACTGGTGTGATTGTTACCTGTTTCTTTCTTCTACTAGAACCAATTTATATAATCTACGAGTTTGCAGAACATGGAACGTTACAGAGTTATTTGAGAGAAATGCCTGGCAAATATTATGGTACAGACACTGGTGTGATTGTGGAAAACAAGTCTAAGTTGACAAAAACATTACTTCGTTTTGCCGAGGACATTGCTGAAGGAATGGCATATCTACACAGTAACGATGTTAGTAAACATCTTGAAGTATATAGTAGTCTATTTGGTCAGAGTTGTATATTtagtaaaaataattgtatcaaTCCTCATTTGACATTTAAAGCAGTATGGTAACTATAAACGTATCataactactatatactgtTTTGTTTCTGTATGGAATACAAATTATGGAATGATGTATTCCCATCTTTTCCTCCTGATAAACGTTGTTGGCTTGAgtctctctctcgctctgtctctgtctcagtCTCAGTGTCTCTCTacctctctccccctctctctctctctatctatctctctctctcaattgcACCCCCTTCCCCGTCTCTCCATATATGCCTGTCTACCTCTCTATACTTCTCCCCGTTTATTCTGCCATTCACTCCCTTCTGTCTCTGTTCCTTTTCTCCACGACCAACAAGAAGGAAATCTAACTGTGAAAACGGAAATCGTCTTAATCCATTGTGCAACAACTTTagtcttgaaatgtttcagTTAGTAAGCATAAGAGCATTTTTGTGTACATTCCTTTACTTTAGGTCGTTCATGGTGACCTATCAAGTCTGAGCATTTTCGTAACTGAAGAGTTATCATGTAAAATATCAGATATAGGAAAACAACCAAAGGATCGCTCATCGAATACCGATATTGCTATGGGCAGGGTAAGAAATCAATTAGATGTGTGTCTGTCAGGTTGTTTGCTTTATTTAGtcttacatatatacacacacacgcgcgcacacacacacatacacacacacacacaccaaacaaacaaacacgcacacacacacacatacaccatacacatcacatacatacatacatacatacatacatacatacatacatacatacatacatacatacatacatacatacatacatacatacatacacacacacacacacacacacacacacatacatacatacatacatacatacatacatacatacatacatacatacatacatacatacatacatacatacatacatacatacatacacatggataaataaataaatacgtccgcttgtgcgcgcgtgtgtgtgtgcgtgcatgtgtgtgtgtgtgtgtttgtttgtgtgtgtgtgtgtgtgtgtgtgtgtgtgtgtgtgtgtgtgtgtgtgtgtgaaatgagAACCTATGAGGATTTGAgtgctacatgtatttcaggATTCTTATTTTGTTTCTTCTAGATTATTGATTTACCACTACGTTGGATGTCACCAGAAACAATTAGTCATGGGgaatcaacaaataaatcagaTGTATGGGCCTTTGGAGTAGTTCTTTGGCAATTAACTACACTCGGTATGTATCAGGATATATAAATATGCcgtcttttgtttttataactgATCCCGGCTTCGACATTATTGATATTTTGCTACTATCTCAATTCAAGAaatatattacagtattgtCAATAGACCACATATACATGGATATAAAACTGAAACAAATGGTAAATaatttttacttatttttttagGATCAACTCCATATTTCACGATGGCGTCAAGTcaacaggtcaaaggttatgttATGGGTGGTGGCCGATTAGAAAAACCTGAACACTGCAGTCAGGAATTGTGAgtgaatattttattatttgtacaaGTATTAATACATAAACAAGACAGAGAGACATCCTACGTCCATTGTGATTAGGCAGATAGttacacagacatagacacactgACACGTACTTTTTAAAAACTAGTACACTTTAATAATACACCAataggaaaacaaacaaacaataggaaaacaaacaaacataatcaatacacatacatgttcacacacaaatacacacaaaacatacatacatacatacatacatacatacatacatgcatgcatgcacgcacgcacgcacgcacgcacgcacgcacgcacacacacacacacacacacacatacatacatacatacatacatacatacatacatacatacatacatacatacatacatacatacaaacatacatacatacatacatacatacatacatacatacatacatacatacatacatacatacatatacacacacaacactatatatatacagaaaGAAACAAACTCACATAAGCAAACattgatatgtgtatattgGGTAAATCTCCATTTCTAACCCTATCATATTATAGATACAACCTAATGTCAAAGTGTTGGCTAGAAGACCCAAAACAGAGAACGTCTTGTAAGGCTTCATATAAGAAGATACAACAGTTTAAAGAGAACGAAACGGTAATGGACTTTCTTTAACTTCAGTGGTTAAGCCATTTCCAAGAGCAAATGAGACAATATTGCAGTAACACTAAGAGTAAGAAGATAGCAAGACTTACAAAGTTAACATACGATGCATATAACAAACATactgaaataaatacatacatctCTAATCGTT
The Glandiceps talaboti chromosome 23, keGlaTala1.1, whole genome shotgun sequence genome window above contains:
- the LOC144452946 gene encoding uncharacterized protein LOC144452946 isoform X2 encodes the protein MATSILGGLASLFLIILTVASYTGSCTAQTVTSEVITSPFVSSRLFTVVTGTARAETTETDRITLIESTTPSTEKTTRPTTLLKSIIPSWSPITTTTYATTTEDLPTTSRASTSAYESTVEHETSTSAQSTTTILEPTTTTQTTTTITTVDLMTSQILTETDKPTTHTTTSTMTPFSTTMTPTSILTSSTTVANTETTIDITTTKSLTSTDSVTTQRPIQTDRLTTHSQPSSGPLTETTARETRTTATTPGKTKVPSTDEKTEARETTLNPTTEPQSATDPPGSDPNAVAIVLVTLGAVLVVVLAAFFAVRYYRRSGGGRNNDNMPERGLPKVQSFLRKSTERDGTIPRRNVGQRRSMQFNRRSLALGVIIGKGSYTQVMRGQAWKITEGKAISDVAIKMLKDDAREADRRRLLAELDTMRQLTIPPSSIISLLGYCVDEEPIYIIYEFAEHGTLQSYLREMPGKYYGTDTGVIVENKSKLTKTLLRFAEDIAEGMAYLHSNDVVHGDLSSLSIFVTEELSCKISDIGKQPKDRSSNTDIAMGRIIDLPLRWMSPETISHGESTNKSDVWAFGVVLWQLTTLGSTPYFTMASSQQVKGYVMGGGRLEKPEHCSQELYNLMSKCWLEDPKQRTSCKASYKKIQQFKENETEHLNMEAFELSLYGTIDEPMGREKC
- the LOC144452946 gene encoding uncharacterized protein LOC144452946 isoform X1 translates to MATSILGGLASLFLIILTVASYTGSCTAQTVTSEVITSPFVSSRLFTVVTGTARAETTETDRITLIESTTPSTEKTTRPTTLLKSIIPSWSPITTTTYATTTEDLPTTSRASTSAYESTVEHETSTSAQSTTTILEPTTTTQTTTTITTVDLMTSQILTETDKPTTHTTTSTMTPFSTTMTPTSILTSSTTVANTETTIDITTTKSLTSTDSVTTQRPIQTDRLTTHSQPSSGPLTETTARETRTTATTPGKTKVPSTDEKTEARETTLNPTTEPQSATDPPGSDPNAVAIVLVTLGAVLVVVLAAFFAVRYYRRSGGGRNNDNMPEVTDEGIRLRGLPKVQSFLRKSTERDGTIPRRNVGQRRSMQFNRRSLALGVIIGKGSYTQVMRGQAWKITEGKAISDVAIKMLKDDAREADRRRLLAELDTMRQLTIPPSSIISLLGYCVDEEPIYIIYEFAEHGTLQSYLREMPGKYYGTDTGVIVENKSKLTKTLLRFAEDIAEGMAYLHSNDVVHGDLSSLSIFVTEELSCKISDIGKQPKDRSSNTDIAMGRIIDLPLRWMSPETISHGESTNKSDVWAFGVVLWQLTTLGSTPYFTMASSQQVKGYVMGGGRLEKPEHCSQELYNLMSKCWLEDPKQRTSCKASYKKIQQFKENETEHLNMEAFELSLYGTIDEPMGREKC